One window of Paenibacillus sp. FSL K6-3182 genomic DNA carries:
- a CDS encoding DUF3626 domain-containing protein — protein MELSRSQQLAQEYITNYARSCKNEVEQTMREILQMSSIELKTFEDAVSKLKSHASIALHFHPDRLDPNMKSVAEALLEQGIYKSQFETFLSNGSVSAFPGGERDVWENKMFGGAYQINGSTNSERPKYGALNVMLHPDGPAPRFGSCYFLLSAEVSHRCTYTYLDSHQDPKEKGTYEEFDLILAALMRDAFYNHFAIGECNLTVRKLIDHMLVNLEKPFQNPSNKEPNRNLDHYIEAQVHGDISLKEDVKALVADPSFKGTHTGQVLEQLCLKYAIDLYWHRGFTLLVDEVPMNFRGPTMPSLAKRIAQSNFIDVNMIGAAAMDLKQNPSNWSDRGTYKEVLQELKLLWHVLVKYGKPMEK, from the coding sequence ATGGAATTATCGAGGTCTCAGCAATTAGCTCAGGAGTATATAACAAATTACGCAAGAAGCTGCAAAAATGAGGTAGAGCAAACAATGAGGGAAATCCTTCAAATGTCCAGCATCGAGCTGAAGACATTTGAAGATGCTGTCTCTAAACTAAAATCTCATGCAAGCATTGCGCTGCACTTTCACCCCGATCGATTAGATCCGAACATGAAAAGCGTTGCTGAAGCACTACTTGAGCAGGGGATCTATAAAAGCCAGTTCGAAACTTTCCTATCGAATGGAAGTGTATCAGCATTTCCAGGTGGTGAACGAGACGTTTGGGAAAATAAAATGTTTGGCGGAGCGTACCAAATAAATGGCTCAACCAATAGCGAACGGCCGAAGTATGGGGCACTCAATGTCATGTTACATCCCGATGGACCTGCTCCACGGTTTGGATCATGTTATTTTCTTTTATCCGCTGAGGTCTCTCATCGTTGCACTTATACTTATTTGGATTCTCACCAAGACCCTAAGGAAAAGGGGACGTATGAGGAATTTGACCTTATTTTGGCTGCTCTCATGAGGGATGCGTTCTATAATCATTTTGCCATTGGTGAATGTAATCTGACGGTTCGAAAGTTAATCGACCATATGCTCGTCAATCTTGAGAAACCTTTCCAAAATCCATCAAATAAAGAGCCAAATCGAAATCTTGACCACTATATCGAAGCTCAGGTTCATGGTGACATTTCTCTTAAAGAAGACGTAAAGGCGCTTGTTGCCGATCCATCATTTAAGGGCACCCATACAGGACAAGTCTTAGAACAGCTATGTTTAAAGTATGCAATTGATCTTTACTGGCATAGGGGCTTTACCCTTTTAGTTGATGAGGTTCCTATGAATTTCAGAGGTCCTACGATGCCTTCACTAGCCAAAAGAATTGCGCAAAGTAATTTTATTGATGTTAATATGATTGGCGCAGCAGCCATGGACTTGAAACAAAATCCAAGTAATTGGAGCGATAGAGGAACCTACAAAGAAGTTTTGCAAGAATTAAAATTACTCTGGCATGTTTTAGTGAAATATGGAAAGCCCATGGAAAAGTGA